A section of the Cololabis saira isolate AMF1-May2022 chromosome 16, fColSai1.1, whole genome shotgun sequence genome encodes:
- the si:ch211-266g18.10 gene encoding trichohyalin isoform X10, with protein sequence MAEGAKAPAVAEAGGPGGPGVAVAGRPGGAGGAAAGGPAAGGPGAAAAEPQTSSLRSKGLEFLRKVKMSVELLIALAALLAWVVVGVVMFNFVEYKAVPDVQQIITDPVQAVNDAVDEVTSLLNKFQECAPDLSDPVSAANYAAEEITAAKDGFVRYFSDEEGNFYLSYVDPAVIGRQAFHLTNDFISGVVGSLRDTVCAVLDIILDTIQDISKGTTDVHFLDPVVIGRNVFSVTNDFVSGVAGYIQGVLCAIIDVTLDTLKGIQQAVGFSPMSVLKTTVEITKEQIGLLVSYISTLIGAQGIVPEVSVDPMKVVEDALLEFTDKKDVFLGFMAGMLGGGEPVVTPAGNVVTEKDASPSDMTLVRRKGEFLPSIEKVAEMMAAARDEAPEISPDSKTEEAEADEPTGAASEANVTEEEEDEVKHADKTQPESSLTEEEIIAHDCKEEEEEEEEAAHQREENIEIGEDAEKLEQEKGEHADDKFKIGQEQRGVVLKDDGDERHARRRVVVDKKEKKQRKTKTILPEHKLDKEETKIRKAVENKKARKDKEPEEDLVDEEDEEQEEDIKTEVKETENPGFHADEDRHEQSPKISDSDVKDQLEDKDRTSDAEEKKRDLKILLSEMVESDGAVPDSEEETSSSNYDQDKFTDVDENNNNSESTRAEPEEDDVQTSLERLGKVSLTEENINKYEKDHGAEKKEKKEKKVKVEETVVVKVTKVKSQKQGNKTEERLAEKKRKRPKDEEEVKEPSKAEKRVKQSLKEKETKAKPLKEDKEVKEKPKVTKKKEELPGKEKEVQIQPKEVKKAPEKEKEKKEERKTPNKEKEEKPQAEAIKEKRARESKREQVKEEKEADKHRKEKKEEKKSSKDKDVETLKEEKELKKTSIAEKLVKTPKDEKVDKVPKEKKAEIKPSKEEKVKKPFIEEKEVKKNFTDEKLRELPKREKVEQEKKTERKPSKEKKELEKPTKQEIVEKPSKEKEEEKPLKEQKEVKKPPKEPKEEEPSTAKRAEKRHFKEEKEVEKPSKKEKEIEKPPKETKDVKEPTKEERKVKIPPKEEKVIQEPPKEDAKKPPIKEDKPPKELRVEKHPKVEKEEKKPPKEEKEAKKSAKEEKLEKPAKEEIVVKLPKEEIKKTPEKVEKLPKEKKVEKPSKEKKDIEKHPTEKKKVEKHLEEKKETKEYPKVEKEEKKCPKEDAEKHQQKDKPVGKPLVEKKEAEKPLKEKRDVEKPSIEKKDVEKHLTRKKDVDKPSKEEKKEERATKEEKEAEKHLKERIEQKKPHKIEKESEKYLKKEKEVELTKEEKRVDKTPKEQEEEKKAPTEKMGERKHLKEEKKLDKSPKEEKEEKKPHKKEEVTEKHLKEEKEEKKPSKEEIKAVKTAINERIHEEHLKQEKGEKKSPKERESEKHPKKEKIVEKPSKDEKEERKPAKEKRDSVKLPKTDKVVVKPLKEKETPKEKKVEKSPKDEIQIEKALKEEKKDKKPHKEKKEVGKTPTKKDVEKTPKEEKKAQKEGKPPEKQKVVDKPTIEKKEVEKLARHEKEEKKPPQKGEEAAKLSKKEEIFEKPTNVTNKHPKEKEVEKPPKEGNKIEKRPKENKEEKTPPKEQKETAKPHKKDKIVEKTVKEDLIVEAPSKEKKVEKTSKEEKEEEKKQPKEKIEALKPLIREKIVEKHAKEKKEVEKTPKEDKKIEKTPKEEKAEKKLPKEEKESAKLPKEEKKVGEPFKEEKEADKAPKMDKVAEEPPKKKKVEETKVKTAHKEEKEEKKPPKEEKEAVKPPKKGKMTEKHTKDDKKVEEPSKEKVVAVQPPQKEKVVEKHPNGKKVVEKTPKEKKVEKPLKEEKAEKTPPKEEKEAAKSIKEEKITEKPTKEDKKVGTPPKEEKKVEKPPKEENKVEKPLKEEKEEKKHPKEEKKVEKPPKEEKEEKKHPKEEKEEKKHPKAKLEAVKPPTEKVVEKASKEKDVEETREKKKVEKAPEVEKEEKKPLKDKKESEKNTKKEKIVEKPTKEEKEEEKTNKKDKKDEKSSKEEKKEGKSPKMEKVGEKHFKQIKEVEEYPKEKKDERKVEEEVVVAPREDEEPVKKRVTKTAAKPKKEIKVAKHKVSSILKKEHLNVTKAAAKPKKEFKVAKHKVSSILKKEHLNVTKAAAKPKKEIKVAKHKVSSILKKEHLNVTKAVPKEPEKEPGKKIRPKPLKPAVAEVKGKEKPTPEKKAAKPKKEIKVAKHKVSSILKKEHLNVTKAAAKPKKEIKVAKHKVSSILKKEHLNVTKAVPKEPEKEPGKKIRPKPLKPVVAEVKGKEKPTPEKKVAKPKKEIKVAKHKVSSILKKEHLNVTKAAAKPKKEIKVAKHKVSSILKKEHLNVTKAVPKEPEKEPGKKIRPKPLKPAVAEVKGKEKPTPEKKAAKPKKEIKVAKHKVSSILKKEHLNVTKAAAKPKKEIKVAKHKVSSILKKEHLNVTKAVPKEPEKEPGKKIRPKPLKPAVAEVKGKEKQISEKKDKLGYLLEEVQKEKAKAAPAKKEAAPKQKAKPVILAKVQEGTPKNASLAKERVKIMPLKKAAPVKTKPAPSVKVHQVPGKNVSSTKERVKAAPLTKVVKERKVEPATLKKVSPAKPKSKPVEKKKEERRVLKEIQEPPKKETVLKPVHARKDKTVVKKAAKVETREDRRVLKEIQEPPKKEKQAEKKADKEKKVKEEHADNLFLDDEPFFQCFFVEEEEIQFPFYSFSPLKI encoded by the exons GAGCCAAGGCCCCGGCTGTGGCTGAAGCCGGAGGGCCCGGTGGGCCCGGTGTGGCAGTAGCCGGAAGGCCCGGTGGGGCCGGTGGGGCAGCAGCCGGTGGGCCAGCAGCCGGTGGGCCcggtgctgcagcagcagaaccacagacCAGCTCTCTCAGGTCCAAAggtctggagttcctcaggaaGGTGAAGATGTCTGTGGAGCTGCTGATCGCCCTGGCTGCTCTCCTGGCCTGGGTGGTCGTGGGCGTGGTGATGTTTAACTTTGTCGAGTACAAAGCAGTACCTG ATGTTCAGCAAATTATAACGGACCCTGTCCAAGCTGTAAATGATGCTGTTGATGAAGTGACCAGTCTACTAAATAAATTTCAAG AGTGTGCACCTGATTTAAGTGACCCCGTGTCTGCTGCTAATTATGCAGCTGAAGAAATTACAGCAGCAAAAGATGGATTTGTTCGCTATTTTTCAGACGAAGAAG GAAACTTCTACCTCAGCTACGTTGACCCTGCGGTCATCGGTAGACAAGCTTTCCATTTAACTAATGACTTTATAAGTGGAGTGGTGGGCTCACTCCGGGACACAGTGTGTGCTGTCCTGGATATTATACTGGATACAATTCAGGATATAAGTAAAG GAACAACTGACGTACATTTTCTTGACCCCGTGGTCattggcagaaatgtcttcagTGTTACTAATGACTTTGTGAGTGGAGTAGCAGGATACATCCAGGGTGTGCTCTGTGCAATCATCGATGTGACACTGGATACATTAAAAG GTATCCAACAGGCTGTGGGATTTAGTCCCATGTCGGTTCTTAAGACGACTGTAGAAATCACCAAAGAGCAGATCGGCCTGCTCGTGAGCTACATCTCCACGTTGATTGGTGCACAAG GAATTGTGCCTGAAGTGTCTGTAGATCCAATGAAAGTTGTAGAGGACGCATTGTTGGAATTCACTGACAAGAAGGACGTGTTCTTGGGCTTCATGGCAGGCATGCTTGGTGGAG GTGAACCTGTTGTCACTCCGGCTGGAAatgtagttacagaaaaag atgcttctccatctGATATGACTTTGGTTAGAAGGAAAG GTGAATTTCTTCCCTCGATTGAGAAAG TTGCAGAGATGATGGCTGCAGCCAGAGATGAAGCTCCAGAGATAAGTCCAGACTCAAAAACAGAGGAGGCAGAGGCGGATGAACCCACTGGAGCCGCCAGTGAAGCCAACGTGaccgaggaagaggaggatgagg TGAAACATGCTGACAAAACACAGCCCGAGTCTTCACTGACGGAGGAGGAAATCATAGCTCATGACtgcaaggaggaggaggaggaagaggaagaagcagCACATCAGCGGGAAGAAAACATTGAAATAGGAGAAGATGCAGAAAAACTGGAGCAAGAAAAGGGTGAACACGCAGATGATAAATTCAAAATAGGTCAAGAACAAAGAGGAGTCGTCCTAaaagatgatggtgatgagagACATGCAAGAAGAAGAGTGGTAGTagataaaaaagagaagaagcaaCGCAAAACTAAAACCATTTTACCAGAACATAAACTGGACAAGGAAGAGActaaaatcaggaaggctgTAGAAAATAAGAAGGCAAGGAAGGACAAAGAACCTGAAGAAGATTTGGTGGATGAGGAGGAcgaagagcaggaggaggatATAAAAACAGAAGTCAAGGAAACAGAAAATCCTGGATTTCATGCTGATGAAGACAGACATGAACAAAGCCCTAAAATAAGTGACAGTGATGTCAAAGATCAACTTGAAGATAAAGATCGAACCAGTGATGCAGAAGAGAAAAAACGTGACCTTAAAATATTGTTATCTGAAATGGTTGAAAGCGATGGTGCAGTACCCGACTCTGAGGAAGAAACATCATCATCTAATTACGACCAAGACAAATTCACAGATGTtgatgaaaacaacaacaacagtgaGAGCACTAGAGCTGAACCTGAAGAGGACGACGTTCAGACGTCTTTAGAGAGGCTTGGAAAAGTGTCACTCACAGAAGAAAACATCAATAAATATGAGAAAG ATCATGGAGCtgaaaagaaggagaaaaaagagaagaaagtcaAAGTTGAAGAAACTGTTGTTGTCAAAGTAACAAAAGTGAAGTCACAAAAACAAGGGAACAAAACAGAGGAAAGACTTGCCGAGAAGAAACGGAAAAGACCTAAAG atgaggaagaggtAAAGGAACCATCTAAAGCTGAAAAAAGGGTTAAACAGTCCCTCAAAGAAAAGGAAACCAAAGCCAAACCACTTAAAGAAGACAAAGAGGTGAAGGAAAAACCTAAAGTGaccaagaaaaaagaagaacttccggggaaagaaaaagaagtacAAATACAACCCAAAGAAGTAAAGAAAgccccagaaaaagaaaaggagaaaaaagaagagagaaaaactcccaacaaagagaaagaagagaaaccCCAGGCAGaggcaataaaagaaaagagagcaAGAGAGAGCAAAAGAGAGCAAgtcaaagaagagaaagaagcaGATAAACATcggaaagagaagaaagaagaaaaaaagtcttcCAAAGATAAAGATGTTGAAACACTCAAAGAAGAGAAGGAACTTAAGAAGACTTCCATTGCAGAGAAATTAGTGAAAACTCCCAAAGATGAGAAAGTGGACAAAGTtcctaaagaaaagaaagcagaGATTAAGCCTTCCAAAGAAGAAAAAGTAAAGAAACCATTCatagaagaaaaagaagttaAGAAGAATTTCACAGATGAAAAATTAAGAGAACTTCCTAAAAGAGAAAAAGTGGAgcaggaaaagaaaacagaaaggaAGCCCTCCAAAGAGAAGAAAGAGTTAGAAAAGCCTACAAAACAGGAGATAGTAGAGAAGCCAtccaaagaaaaagaagaggagaaaCCTCTGAAAGAACAAAAGGAAGTAAAGAAACCCCCCAAAGAACCTAAAGAAGAGGAACCTTCCACGGCAAAGAGAGCAGAAAAGAGGCATtttaaagaagagaaagaagtaGAAAAACCTtccaagaaagagaaagaaattgaGAAACCTCCCAAAGAAACCAAAGATGTAAAGGAACCAaccaaagaagaaagaaaagtaaaaatccCCCCCAAAGAAGAAAAGGTCATACAGGAACCTCCTAAAGAAGACGCAAAGAAACCTCCCATAAAGGAAGATAAACCCCCTAAAGAGTTAAGAGTTGAAAAGCATCCTAAagtagaaaaagaagaaaagaaacctcccaaagaagaaaaggaagccAAGAAGTCTGCTAAAGAGGAAAAACTAGAGAAACCTGCCAAAGAAGAAATAGTAGTGAAACTTCCTAAAGAAGAAATCAAGAAAACTCCAGAAAAAGTAGAGAAACTTcccaaagaaaagaaagttgagaaaccatccaaagaaaagaaagatatAGAGAAACATCccacagagaagaaaaaagtagagaaacatctcgaagaaaagaaagagacaaAAGAATATCCCAAAgtagagaaagaagaaaagaaatgccCAAAAGAAGAtgcagaaaaacatcagcaGAAGGATAAACCGGTGGGAAAACCTCTGGTAGAGAAGAAGGAAGCAGAGAAACCTCTCAAAGAAAAGAGAGACGTTGAGAAACCTTCCATAGAAAAGAAGGATGTAGAAAAACATCTCACAAGAAAGAAAGACGTAGATAAACCCTCtaaagaggagaagaaagaagaaagagccaccaaagaagaaaaggaagcagagaaacatctcaaAGAAAGGATAGAACAAAAGAAACCTCACAAAATAGAGAAAGAATCAGAAAAATATctgaaaaaggagaaagaagTAGAATTAACCAAGGAAGAGAAAAGGGTAGATAAAACTCCCAaggaacaagaagaagaaaagaaagcacCAACAGAAAAGATGGGagaaaggaaacatctaaaagaggagaagaaactGGACAAATCCcccaaagaagagaaagaagaaaagaaacctcataaaaaggaggaagtaaCTGAGAAACATctcaaagaagagaaagaagaaaagaaacctTCCAAAGAAGAAATCAAAGCTGTTAAAACTGCCATAAATGAGAGGATACATGAGGAACATCTCAAacaggagaaaggagaaaagaaatccCCCAAAGAAAGAGAATcagaaaaacatcccaaaaaggagaaaatagttgaaaaaCCATCTAAAGatgagaaagaagaaaggaaacctgccaaagaaaaaagagattCAGTTAAGCTTCCCAAAACAGATAAAGTAGTTGTAAAACCtctgaaagaaaaggaaactcccaaagagaagaaagtAGAGAAATCTCCCAAAGATGAGATACAAATTGAGAAAGCCcttaaagaagagaaaaaagataagaaaccccacaaagaaaagaaagaagttgGAAAAACTCCCACAAAGAAGGACGTTGAGAAAACCcccaaagaagaaaagaaagctcAAAAAGAAGGTAAGCCTCCTGAGAAGCAGAAAGTAGTAGATAAACCAACcatagaaaagaaggaagtagaaaAACTTGCTAGGcatgagaaagaagaaaagaaacctCCCCAAAAGGGAGAGGAGGCAGCTAAACTTtccaaaaaggaagaaatattTGAAAAACCAACCAACGTCACAAACAAACATCCCAAAGAGAAAGAAGTAGAAAAACCTCCCAAAGAGGGCAATAAAATTGAGAAACGCCCCAAGGAAAACAAGGAAGAAAAGACACCTCCCaaagaacaaaaagaaactgcgaaacctcataaaaaagacaaaatagttGAAAAAACTGTCAAAGAAGACTTAATAGTTGAGGCGCCTTCCAAAGAGAAGAAAGTAGAGAAAACCtccaaagaagagaaagaagaagaaaagaaacagccaaaagaaaaaatagaagcACTTAAACCTCTCATAAGAGAGAAAATAGTAGAAAAACAtgccaaagaaaagaaagaagtagAGAAAACACCCAAAGAGGATAAGAAAATTGAGAAAACTCCTAAGGAAGAGAAAGCCGAAAAGAAACTCcccaaagaagaaaaagaatcagcaaaactccccaaagaggaaaagaaagttgGTGAACCtttcaaagaagaaaaagaagccgATAAAGCTCCCAAAATGGATAAAGTAGCTGAGGAACctcccaaaaagaaaaaagtagaggAGACGAAAGTCAAAACAGCtcataaagaggaaaaagaagaaaagaaaccccctaaagaggaaaaagaagcgGTGAAACCTCCCAAAAAGGGGAAAATGACTGAAAAACATACCAAAGACGATAAAAAAGTAGAGGAACCTTCCAAAGAAAAAGTAGTAGCAGTTCAACCTCCCCAAAAGGAGAAGGTAGTAGAAAAACATCCCAATGGAAAGAAGGTAGTAGAGAAAACACCCAAAGAGAAGAAGGTTGAGAAACCTCTTAAGGAGGAGAAagcagaaaagacaccaccaaaagaagaaaaagaagcagcAAAATCtataaaagaggagaaaataactgaaaaaccaaccaaagaagacaaaaaagtaGGCACACCTcccaaagaagagaagaaagttgagaagcCTCCCAAAGAAGAGAATAAAGTTGAGAAGCCtctgaaagaagagaaagaagaaaagaagcatcccaaagaagagaagaaagttgagaagcctcccaaagaagagaaagaagaaaagaagcatcccaaagaagagaaagaagaaaagaagcatCCCAAAGCAAAACTAGAAGCAGTTAAACCTCCCACAGAGAAAGTGGTAGAAAAAGCTTCCAAAGAAAAGGACGTAGAGGAAACACGTgaaaagaagaaagttgagaaagcTCCTGAAgtagagaaagaagaaaagaaacccCTCAAAGATAAAAAGGAAtcagaaaaaaacaccaaaaaggagaaaatagttgaaaaaCCAaccaaggaagaaaaagaggaagaaaaaactaacaaaaaggaCAAGAAAGATGAGAAATCTtccaaagaagagaaaaaagaagggaaatctCCCAAGATGGAGaaagtgggagaaaaacatttcaaacaaaTAAAGGAGGTAGAGGAATatcccaaagagaagaaagatGAAAGAAAAGTAGAGGAAGAAGTTGTAGTTGCTCCCAGAGAAGATGAAGAACCTGTTAAGAAGAGGGTCACCAAGACAG CGGCCAAACCTAAAAAGGAAATCAAAGTAGCCAAGCATAAGGTTTCATCCATCCTCAAGAAGGAACATCTCAACGTCACTAAAGCAG CGGCCAAACCTAAAAAGGAATTCAAAGTAGCCAAGCATAAGGTTTCATCCATCCTCAAGAAGGAACATCTTAACGTCACTAAAGCAG CTGCCAAACCTAAAAAGGAAATCAAAGTAGCCAAGCATAAGGTTTCATCCATCCTCAAGAAGGAACATCTTAACGTCACTAAAGCAG TTCCCAAGGAGCCTGAGAAGGAACCAGGGAAAAAGATCAGACCTAAACCTCTTAAACCAG CCGTAGCTGAAgtaaagggaaaagaaaaaccaaCCCCTGAGAAGAAAG CTGCCAAACCTAAAAAGGAAATCAAAGTAGCCAAGCATAAGGTTTCATCCATCCTCAAGAAGGAACATCTTAACGTCACTAAAGCAG CTGCCAAACCTAAAAAGGAAATCAAAGTAGCCAAGCATAAGGTTTCATCCATCCTCAAGAAGGAACATCTTAACGTCACTAAAGCAG TTCCCAAGGAGCCTGAAAAGGAACCAGGGAAAAAGATCAGACCTAAACCTCTTAAACCAG TCGTGGCTGAAgtaaagggaaaagaaaaaccaaCCCCTGAGAAAAAAG TGGCCAAACCTAAAAAGGAAATCAAAGTAGCCAAGCATAAGGTTTCATCCATCCTCAAGAAGGAACATCTTAACGTCACTAAAGCAG CGGCCAAAcctaaaaaggaaataaaagtagCCAAGCATAAGGTTTCATCCATCCTCAAGAAGGAACATCTTAACGTCACTAAAGCAG TTCCCAAGGAGCCTGAGAAGGAACCAGGGAAAAAGATCAGACCTAAACCTCTTAAACCAG CCGTAGCTGAAgtaaagggaaaagaaaaaccGACCCCTGAGAAGAAAG CGGCAAAACCTAAAAAGGAAATCAAAGTAGCCAAGCACAAGGTTTCATCCATCCTCAAGAAGGAACATCTTAACGTCACTAAAGCAG CGGCCAAACCTAAAAAGGAAATCAAAGTGGCCAAGCATAAGGTTTCATCCATCCTCAAGAAGGAACATCTTAACGTCACCAAAGCAG TTCCCAAGGAGCCTGAAAAGGAACCAGGGAAAAAGATCAGACCTAAACCTCTTAAACCAG CCGTAGCTGAAgtaaagggaaaagaaaaacaaatctctGAGAAGAAAG